In the genome of Mycobacterium kansasii ATCC 12478, one region contains:
- a CDS encoding TetR/AcrR family transcriptional regulator produces MPANPERRGQILDTAIGILADVGVGGLTHRHVDERASLPAGTTSNYFRTRQALLEATAARTVDLHWRRVEALRAAIGPLTPDGVKALLTRMLAEPDDQARRYTLARFELFMEGTRRPELQPFLKDLQAAAVQSATLIFEAAGLCPTGQQMDELSRLLNGYLFSRLTMPGADDPAGLVERLVGSLIGR; encoded by the coding sequence ATGCCCGCTAACCCGGAACGCCGCGGGCAGATCCTCGACACCGCAATCGGCATACTCGCCGATGTCGGCGTCGGCGGTCTGACCCATCGCCACGTCGATGAACGGGCCAGCCTGCCGGCCGGCACCACGTCGAACTACTTTCGGACGCGCCAGGCCCTGCTCGAGGCCACGGCCGCCCGTACTGTCGATCTGCATTGGCGGCGCGTCGAGGCGTTGCGGGCCGCAATCGGACCACTGACCCCGGATGGCGTCAAGGCTCTCCTGACCCGAATGCTGGCCGAGCCCGATGACCAGGCTCGCCGGTACACGCTGGCCCGGTTCGAACTGTTCATGGAAGGCACGCGACGACCCGAGCTGCAGCCGTTTCTCAAGGATCTGCAGGCCGCCGCGGTGCAGTCCGCCACGCTCATCTTCGAGGCGGCGGGCTTGTGCCCAACGGGCCAACAGATGGACGAGCTGAGCCGCCTGCTCAACGGTTACCTGTTCAGCCGGCTCACCATGCCGGGCGCCGATGATCCGGCCGGCTTGGTCGAGCGACTGGTCGGCTCGCTGATCGGGCGCTAG
- a CDS encoding DEDDh family exonuclease, which translates to MSHTWGRPASHPSEGWAVIDVETSGFRPGQARIISIAVLGLDADGRVEQSLVSLLNPGVDPGSTHIHGLTAGMLEDQPQFADIVGDVVELLRGRTLVAHNVAFDYAFLAAEAEMAGAELPVDTVMCTVELSRRLELGVDNLRLETLAAHWGVIQERPHDAFDDARVLTGVLAAALERAREREVWLPVHPVTRRRWPNGRVTHDELRPLKALASRMSCPYLNPGRYVSGRPLVQGMRVALAAEVARTHEELVERILHAGLAYSDDVDRETSLVVCNEIAPQQGKGYHALQLGVPVLPDAEFMLGVGSVVGGTSMEEFTDTTMVDQQFALF; encoded by the coding sequence GTGAGCCACACCTGGGGAAGGCCGGCCAGCCACCCGAGCGAGGGCTGGGCCGTCATCGACGTCGAGACCTCGGGCTTCCGTCCCGGTCAGGCCCGCATCATCAGCATCGCGGTGCTCGGCCTGGACGCGGATGGCAGGGTGGAGCAATCCTTGGTCAGCCTGCTCAATCCGGGGGTGGATCCGGGGTCCACTCACATCCACGGGTTGACGGCCGGCATGCTCGAAGATCAACCACAGTTCGCCGACATCGTCGGTGATGTTGTTGAGCTGCTGCGTGGTCGCACGCTGGTGGCACACAATGTCGCATTCGACTATGCGTTCCTGGCCGCCGAGGCTGAGATGGCCGGGGCCGAGTTGCCGGTAGACACCGTCATGTGCACGGTCGAGTTGAGCCGGCGGCTGGAGCTCGGCGTTGACAATCTTCGACTGGAGACGCTCGCCGCGCATTGGGGGGTGATCCAGGAACGGCCGCACGACGCGTTCGACGATGCGCGGGTATTGACCGGTGTGCTGGCCGCGGCGCTCGAACGTGCGCGGGAACGCGAAGTCTGGCTGCCCGTCCATCCGGTGACCAGGCGTCGCTGGCCCAATGGGCGGGTGACCCATGACGAGCTGCGCCCGCTGAAGGCACTGGCCTCTCGAATGTCCTGCCCCTATCTCAACCCCGGCCGATACGTTTCGGGACGGCCGCTGGTGCAGGGCATGCGGGTGGCCTTGGCAGCCGAGGTAGCCCGGACCCATGAGGAACTGGTTGAGCGCATCCTGCATGCCGGGTTGGCCTATAGCGATGACGTCGACCGCGAGACATCACTGGTGGTCTGCAATGAAATCGCTCCCCAGCAGGGCAAGGGCTATCACGCTCTGCAGCTGGGGGTGCCGGTGCTTCCGGACGCGGAATTCATGCTGGGCGTGGGCTCCGTCGTCGGCGGCACCAGCATGGAGGAATTCACTGACACCACCATGGTCGACCAGCAGTTCGCTCTCTTCTGA